A region from the Lolium perenne isolate Kyuss_39 chromosome 4, Kyuss_2.0, whole genome shotgun sequence genome encodes:
- the LOC127294826 gene encoding protein translocase subunit SECA2, chloroplastic produces the protein MAASLSSPPTFFPLSAPAPRLFPNSPATRRAKPKSNTRKPPSLCCAAATSPSPSPSPSPTTAAAAAKAGSWRDVCSLNAWVVGDYRRLVASVNALEPQLRRLSDEQLKGKTEEFRARLGRGETLADVQAEAFAVVREAARRTLGMRHFDVQIIGGAVLHDGCIAEMKTGEGKTLVSTLAAYLNALTGEGVHVVTVNDYLAQRDAEWMGRVHRFLGLTVGLIQAGMKSDERRANYMCDITYTNNSELGFDYLRDNLSRKKEQLVMRWPRPFHFSIVDEVDSVLIDEGRNPLLISGEDNREAARYPVAAKVADLLMEGAHYTVELKGNNIDLTEDGVTYAEMILGTNDLWDENDPWARFVMNALKAKEFYRRDVQYIVRNGKAFIINELTGRVEPKRRWSDGIHQAVEAKEGLKIQADSVIVAQITYQSLFKLYPKLSGMTGTAKTEEKEFLKMFKMPVIEVPTNLPNIRVDLPIQAFATLRGKWQYVREEVEFMFQLGRPVLVGTTSVESSEYLSDLLKSRNIPHNVLNARPKYAAREADIIAQAGRKHAITISTNMAGRGTDIILGGNPKMLAKEIVEDNILPFLSHDTPDAETEGESTSHKGLSKIKLGPSSLALLAKAAIMAKYVHKSESNEWSFQKAKSTIMESIEMSNTIGMEKLQERVAEVTEMYPLCDAIALAYVTVLKDCEIHCFAEGAEVKALGGLHVIGTSLHESRRIDNQLRGRAGRQGDPGSTRFMVSLQDEMFRKFNLDTEWAVGLISRITNDEDIAIESNAVVKQLLGLQINAEKYYFGIRKSLVEFDEVLEVQRKHIYSLRQVILSGDSESCSEQIFQYLQAVVDEVILGNVDPQKPPKTWNLAKILDEFVSLGGNLLTETFKETQDEDLQSSLEQILRYGSLEVDNFALPNMPVPPNSFKGIRKKTSSVMRWFAICVDDTSKKGRYTNTVNLLRKYFGDFLIATYLEVLQESRYHDAYIRGIEREVLLKTLDTLWKDHLVNMNKLSSAVNVRSFGHRNPLEEYKIDGCRFFISMLSATRRLTVEALLHYWSSPMESEEIFNTTDQ, from the exons ATGGCCGCCTCTCTCTCCTCCCCTCCAACCTTCTTTCCCCTCTCCGCCCCCGCGCCCCGCCTCTTCCCCAACTCCCCGGCCACTCGCCGAGCCAAGCCCAAGAGCAATACCAGGAAGCCTCCTTCGTTGTGCTGCGCCGCCGCCACATCCCCGTCCCCGTCCCCGTCCCCTTCACCCACCACCGCCGCTGCTGCGGCCAAGGCCGGTTCTTGGAGGGACGTATGCAGCCTCAACGCCTGGGTAGTCGGCGACTACCGCCGTCTCGTCGCCTCCGTCAATGCACTCGAGCCACAGCTTCGGAGGCTTTCTGACGAACAG CTCAAGGGCAAGACGGAGGAGTTCCGCGCACGCCTGGGCCGCGGGGAGACGCTCGCGGACGTCCAGGCTG AGGCGTTCGCTGTGGTGAGGGAGGCAGCAAGGAGGACACTCGGCATGCGGCACTTCGATGTTCAG ATTATTGGCGGTGCTGTGCTCCATGACGGGTGCATTGCCGAGATGAAGACTGGCGAGGGAAAGACACTCGTGTCCACCTTGGCGGCTTATCTCAATGCACTGACCggggaaggagttcatg TGGTGACTGTAAATGATTATTTGGCGCAGCGAGATGCTGAATGGATGGGCCGTGTTCATCGTTTTCTTGGTCTAACTGTCGGTCTAATTCAG GCGGGTATGAAGTCTGATGAGAGGAGAGCCAACTATATGTGTGACATTACATACACTAACAACTCG GAGCTTGGATTTGATTATCTTCGTGACAACTTGTCTCGTAAGAAAGAACAGCTAGTTATGAGATG GCCAAGACCATTCCATTTTTCCATTGTGGATGAAGTTGACTCAGTGCTTATAGATGAAGGAAGAAATCCATTGTTAATAAGCGGAGAG GATAATAGAGAAGCGGCACGGTATCCAGTTGCTGCTAAAGTTGCAGACCTTCTCATGGAGGGTGCA CATTATACTGTAGAACTGAAGGGCAATAATATAGATCTAACAGAGGATGGAGTTACTTATGCTGAGATGATTCTTGGGACCAATGATTTGTGGGATGAGAATGATCCATGGGCAAG ATTTGTGATGAATGCATTGAAGGCCAAAGAGTTTTACCGCAGGGATGTACAATACATTGTCAGGAATGGAAAAGCTTTCATAATTAACGAG CTTACTGGCCGAGTGGAACCCAAAAGAAGGTGGTCTGATGGTATTCATCAAGCAGTAGAAGCAaaagaaggcctcaaaatccag GCAGATTCGGTAATTGTGGCTCAGATTACGTACCAATCTCTTTTTAAGCTTTATCCTAAGCTTTCTGGGATGACCGGTACTGCTAAGACAGAG GAAAAGGAATTTCTGAAGATGTTTAAGATGCCAGTCATAGAGGTGCCCACAAATTTGCCAAATATACGGGTGGACTTGCCTATCCAAGCTTTTGCG ACTCTAAGGGGTAAATGGCAATATGTCCGGGAAGAGGTAGAGTTTATGTTTCAATTGGGCCGTCCTGTTTTGGTTGGAACTACCAG TGTTGAGAGTTCAGAATACTTGTCAGATCTTCTTAAATCTCGTAATATTCCTCATAATGTACTTAATGCGAGACCAAAG TATGCTGCAAGAGAAGCTGATATAATTGCACAAGCTGGAAGGAAACATGCTATTACAATTTCAACCAACATGGCAGGCAGAGGAACAGACATCATTTTAGGTGGTAACCCTAAG ATGCTTGCAAAAGAAATTGTAGAAGATAATATACTTCCATTTCTGTCACATGACACCCCAGATGCCGAAACTGAAGGGGAGTCCACATCCCACAAG GGTCTTTCGAAGATAAAACTTGGGCCATCGTCACTGGCTCTGCTTGCCAAAGCTGCAATCATGG CAAAATATGTTCACAAAAGTGAGAGCAATGAATGGTCTTTTCAGAAGGCGAAATCCACAATTATGGAGTCAATTGAAATGAGTAATACAATTGGGATGGAGAAGCTTCAAGAGCGTGTGGCTGAAGTGACTGAGATGTACCCTCTTTGTGATGCAATAGCACTCGCTTATGTCACTGTCTTAAAGGATTGCGAAATTCATTGTTTTGCCGAAGGTGCTGAGGTTAAGGCATTAGGTGGGCTTCATGTAATAGGAACTTCTTTACATGAGTCGCGCCGAATAGATAACCAA TTACGTGGTAGAGCTGGTAGACAAGGTGATCCTGGGTCCACACGGTTTATGGTGAG CTTACAAGATGAAATGTTCCGGAAGTTTAATTTGGACACAGAATGGGCTGTGGGACTTATATCAAGGATAACAAATGACGAAGACATAGCCATCGAGAGCAATGCTGTTGTAAAACAG CTCCTAGGCCTTCAAATTAACGCAGAGAAGTATTATTTCGGCATAAGGAAAAGTCTTGTTGAGTTTGATGAAGTCTTGGAG GTCCAaagaaagcacatatatagccttaggCAGGTGATATTATCAGGTGACTCTGAAAGCTGCAGCGAACAAATTTTCCA GTACTTGCAAGCTGTAGTCGATGAAGTTATTTTGGGAAATGTTGATCCCCAGAAG CCACCTAAGACATGGAATTTGGCGAAGATTTTGGATGAGTTTGTCAGTTTAGGCGGAAATTTGCTGACTG AAACATTCAAGGAGAcccaagatgaagacctccaATCATCACTTGAGCAAATACTTAGATATGGATCTCTGGAGGTCGATAATTTTGCTCTCCCAAACATGCCGGTGCCACCTAATTCATTCAAGGGAATTCGTAAGAAAACATCTTCAGTAATGAGATGGTTTGCCATTTGTGTTGATGATACATCAAA GAAAGGGAGATATACAAACACTGTAAATCTTCTTCGGAaatattttggggattttctaatAGCTACCTACCTGGAAGTGCTGCAAGAGTCCCGTTATCATGATGCCTACATCAGGGGAATTGAG AGGGAAGTACTTCTGAAGACACTTGATACTTTGTGGAAGGACCATTTGGTTAACATGAACAAGCTCAGTTCAGCG GTGAATGTTCGGAGCTTTGGGCATAGAAATCCTTTAGAGGAGTATAAGATCGATGGCTGTCGGTTCTTCATCTCAATGCTGAGTGCCACACGGCGATTGACAGTGGAAGCCCTACTCCATTACTGGTCATCTCCAATGGAATCCGAAGAGATCTTCAACACTACGGATCAATAG